In Papaver somniferum cultivar HN1 chromosome 1, ASM357369v1, whole genome shotgun sequence, a genomic segment contains:
- the LOC113284133 gene encoding GDP-mannose transporter GONST1-like, whose amino-acid sequence MPTGGVNLDSPDDLVIERQLLLDDTTQNVDKFGISNRGEHNVVVLDQLTSPLRREFGNRSMKSLNSEAVDLEAGADDKERDKQTRSIKLVKDPNQALLSGLAYCISSCSMILINKYVLSSYDFNAGISLMLYQNLVSVVIVSTLSFFGLISTEPLTWKLVRVWLPVNFIFVGMLITSLFSLKYINVAMVTVLKNVTNVITALGEMYLFKKSHDSRVWAALFLMIISAVSGGVTDISFHAVGYTWQILNCFLTASYSLTLRRVMDTVKQVTKSGNLNEFTMVLLNNTLSLPLGLLLIFLFNEVDYLFDTPLLRMPTFWLVMTSSGFLGLAISFTSMWFLHQTGATTYSLVGSLNKIPLSVAGILLFHVPTSFQNFTSILFGLLAGVFFARAKMREKS is encoded by the exons ATGCCTACAGGTGGTGTTAATTTGGATTCTCCTGATGATTTAGTTATTGAAAGACAGTTACTATTAGATGACACAACTCAAAATGTAGATAAATTTGGGATTTCGAATCGCGGGGAACATAATGTAGTTGTACTAGATCAACTCACAAGTCCATTACGAAGAGAGTTTGGTAACAG GTCAATGAAGAGTCTTAACAGCGAGGCAGTTGACCTGGAAGCTGGTGCAGATGACAAAGAAAGAGATAAGCAGACTCGCAGCATCAAGCTAGTGAAAGATCCGAACCAAGCTTTATTATCTGGTTTGGCATATTGCATCTCATCATGCAGTATGATACTTATTAACAAGTATGTCCTCTCCAGCTACGATTTTAATGCTGGGATATCACTGATGCTCTACCAG AATCTTGTCTCGGTGGTTATTGTTTCCACGCTGAGTTTTTTTGGTCTGATCTCCACAGAGCCACTTACTTGGAAATTGGTTAGGGTCTGGTTACCTGTGAATTTTATATTTGTTGGGATGCTTATCACAAGCCTTTTCAG TCTGAAGTACATTAATGTTGCTATGGTGACAGTTCTGAAAAATGTTACGAATGTTATAACTGCTCTTGGTGAAATGTACCTATTCAAGAAGAGCCACGATAGTAGAGTCTGGGCTGCTCTGTTCTTAATG ATCATTTCAGCCGTTTCTGGTGGAGTTACAGACATCTCTTTTCATGCTGTGGGTTATACGTGGCAGATACTTAATTGTTTCTTGACGGCATCATATTCG TTGACTTTAAGGAGAGTCATGGATACAGTAAAGCAagtcacaaaatctggaaatTTGAATGAGTTCACGATGGTCTTACTTAACAACACTCTCTCTTTGCCACTGGGACTTCTGCTTATTTTCTTGTTCAACGAAGTGGACTATCTTTTCGATAC GCCTCTTCTGAGAATGCCGACGTTCTGGTTGGTCATGACATCAAGTGGATTCCTAGGCCTTGCTATCAGCTTCACATCGATGTGGTTTCTGCACCAAACAGGGGCGACAACTTACAG CCTTGTCGGATCACTGAATAAGATCCCTCTCTCAGTCGCGGGAATCCTTCTGTTCCACGTTCCTACTAGTTTTCAGAACTTTACCAGCATCCTTTTTG GTCTTTTAGCAGGTGTGTTCTTTGCCAGAGCCAAAATGAGGGAAAAGTCCTAG
- the LOC113293204 gene encoding uncharacterized protein LOC113293204 has product MASSAYPVAVSRQEQWVYHNKACKDLRSVVPGAGSSQDILRADGLKLNLMLHQFEEPRRNMGWSSDSNQYVKLDPAMRRPVLVDVRRQDSAAIFNYGIAERCPKHEKISQFFMSGSIAAAAERESANSPFAYHLMSRLQALPISMHPRPLTFLSDEVSVDDVGAFDQFHPSLIYPESRLYAPNPLSDFVGDFSSDSRISMHPDGRVLFTGSGVETKDLMSIIAEFNLSSTSTKRRELPFLVPHFTRVLDKGEAARINVCESPLKLEAVMVAPAKIPKRTKIKQSPTKRSNCRKAGTDGDIRHRRNDLQACESLLSLILGKRQGKTAIQSLKNSAPELPQLLTQFSASIAGTGLVVLLYVVFKVFLGRLPFCASKMLNTGFGFGLVWLSWAVNQLRESVISISKNPNNKLGLQDANLMKKVDRSVNEIFFRAAMVMAVAVLKIA; this is encoded by the coding sequence ATGGCATCTTCAGCATACCCAGTTGCTGTTTCTCGTCAAGAACAGTGGGTTTATCACAACAAGGCTTGTAAGGATTTACGGTCAGTTGTACCCGGTGCTGGGTCAAGTCAAGATATATTAAGAGCAGATGGCTTGAAGTTGAATCTCATGCTGCATCAGTTCGAAGAACCGCGCAGAAATATGGGGTGGTCATCAGATTCTAATCAGTATGTCAAGCTTGACCCAGCAATGAGGAGACCTGTGCTTGTTGATGTACGGCGCCAAGACTCAGCAGCAATCTTTAACTACGGAATTGCTGAACGGTGCCCAAAACATGAGAAGATCTCCCAATTCTTCATGTCAGGGTctattgcagcagcagcagaaagagAGAGTGCAAATTCTCCTTTTGCATATCATCTCATGAGCCGACTTCAAGCACTGCCAATCAGCATGCATCCACGGCCACTAACTTTCTTGAGCGATGAAgtttctgttgatgatgttggagCTTTTGATCAGTTTCACCCTTCCCTTATCTATCCGGAGAGCAGATTATATGCACCAAATCCCCTCTCGGATTTCGTTGGAGATTTCTCCAGTGATTCAAGAATAAGTATGCACCCAGATGGTAGAGTGTTATTCACTGGAAGTGGGGTTGAGACGAAAGATCTAATGTCTATCATTGCAGAGTTTAACCTTTCAAGCACCTCAACTAAGAGAAGAGAACTGCCATTTCTGGTCCCTCACTTTACTAGAGTACTGGATAAGGGTGAAGCAGCGCGCATAAATGTTTGTGAATCTCCGTTGAAATTGGAAGCTGTGATGGTTGCTCCTGCGAAGATTCCGAAGAGAACCAAGATAAAACAGTCCCCAACAAAGAGATCAAACTGCAGGAAAGCAGGAACAGATGGAGATATACGGCATAGAAGAAACGATCTCCAAGCATGTGAGAGCCTTCTATCACTAATTCTTGGAAAGAGACAAGGGAAGACGGCAATCCAGTCTCTGAAGAATTCGGCTCCAGAACTTCCTCAGCTACTGACACAATTCTCCGCTAGCATTGCCGGCACTGGTCTTGTTGTATTATTATATGTAGTCTTCAAGGTTTTTCTTGGGAGATTACCCTTCTGCGCCTCAAAGATGCTTAACACAGGATTTGGGTTTGGCCTGGTTTGGCTGTCATGGGCAGTTAACCAACTGAGAGAAAGTGTCATCTCTATTAGCAAGAATCCAAACAATAAGTTGGGGTTGCAAGATGCAAATCTGATGAAGAAGGTGGATAGAAGTGTTAACGAGATTTTCTTTAGGGCGGCAATGGTAATGGCTGTTGCAGTGCTGAAGATCGCTTGA
- the LOC113293500 gene encoding mavicyanin-like, whose product MGFNSKFLFSLIVLAVVVPLMGNAFVWNVGDDAGWSGQAQYDYHYWALGTMFLVGDDSLRFVYDPNATNVMEVSYCDFKSCNPSSPLATYNTGNDTLPITKLHQYFISGNPVDCNNGLKVDITAYNTSYYRFWRSGPEYGPDGYVNVPNFDNDTGTLTFPETMSCDSS is encoded by the coding sequence ATGGGTTTCAACAGCAAGTTCTTGTTTTCCTTGATTGTTCTGGCTGTTGTGGTTCCTTTAATGGGGAATGCTTTTGTTTGGAATGTTGGTGATGATGCTGGTTGGTCCGGTCAGGCTCAATATGATTACCATTATTGGGCGCTGGGAACAATGTTTCTAGTTGGTGATGACAGTCTTCGATTTGTCTATGATCCCAACGCCACTAATGTCATGGAGGTGAGTTATTGTGATTTCAAATCATGTAATCCATCATCGCCACTGGCCACCTACAACACTGGGAACGACACACTTCCAATAACAAAACTCCACCAGTATTTCATCAGTGGCAATCCTGTTGACTGCAACAATGGCCTCAAGGTTGATATTACAGCTTATAATACATCATATTATAGGTTTTGGCGGTCCGGCCCTGAATATGGCCCCGATGGCTATGTCAACGTACCCAATTTTGATAACGATACAGGTACCTTAACCTTTCCTGAAACCATGTCATGTGATTCGAGCTAG
- the LOC113284132 gene encoding ribosome maturation protein SBDS-like, translating into MSQRGGTRGSSTVKQPIGQKKLTNVAVVRLKKHGMRFEVACYQNKVLSWRSGVEKDVDEVLQSHTVYSNVSKGVLAKSKDMIAAFGTNDLSAICTEIMQKGELQVAGKERDSQLSTQKRDIATIVMQKTINPETQRPYTINMIESLMAEIHFAVDPHNSSKKQALEVIRELQKRFPIKRAPMRLRLIVPEESSPSLMEKLNEWNAEVVSKDESGNQLSLVCEIEPSIFRDCEALARNLHGRSEILAVSVHFEKDTNVDHFDDHEDFIEPSHHLTVSLNTAELDEIKLSEALQKQSISEVNNVADKIVPTVNDDAKKNSAEVEVVEVKQSKCSTCNAFVGDVKQYREHFKSEWHKHNLRRKTRQLPPLTADECAASIDMGDAKSDLKEYSF; encoded by the exons ATGTCGCAACGAGGAGGAACAAGGGGATCGAGTACAGTGAAACAACCAATTGGACAAAAGAAATTGACTAACGTTGCTGTTGTTCGTCTCAAGAAACATGGGATGAGATTCGAGGTTGCTTGTTATCAGAACAAAGTCCTTTCATGGCGTTCTGGAGT AGAGAAAGATGTTGATGAAGTATTGCAGTCACATACTGTGTACTCTAATGTTTCTAAAGGAGTACTAGCTAAGTCTAAAGATATGATTGCGGCCTTTGGAACAAATGACTTATCAGCAATTTGTACGGAG ATTATGCAGAAAGGAGAGCTTCAAGTTGCTGGGAAGGAAAGAGACTCTCAGTTATCAACTCAGAAAAGGGATATTGCAACCATAGTCATGCAAAAAACGATTAATCCAGAGACTCAACGTCCATATActatcaatatgattgagagtctTATGGCGGAAATTCACTTTGCTGTTGATCCGCATAACAGCTCAAAGAAACAG GCCTTAGAAGTTATCCGTGAGCTTCAGAAGCGCTTTCCCATCAAAAGAGCCCCAATGAGATTAAGGCTCATCGTACCTGAAGAGAGTTCGCCTTCTCTGATGGAAAAGCTCAATGAATGGAATGCAGAAGTTGTTTCGAAAGATGAATCTGGAAATCAGCTTTCATTG GTCTGTGAGATTGAGCCTAGTATTTTCCGAGACTGTGAAGCTTTGGCCAGGAATCTACATGGTAGGTCAGAAATACTTGCTGTATCAGTGCACTTTGAGAAGGATACCAATGTTGACCACTTCGATGATCATGAGGACTTCATTGAACCAAGTCATCACCTTACAGTATCACTGAACACTGCAGAGTTGGATGAGATAAAATTAAGTGAGGCATTACAGAAACAGTCAATTTCCGAAGTTAATAATGTTGCTGATAAGATAGTGCCCACAGTTAATGATGATGCTAAAAAGAATAGTGCTGAAGTTGAAGTAGTAGAGGTGAAGCAGAGCAAATGTAGCACGTGCAATGCGTTTGTTGGGGATGTCAAGCAATACCGTGAACACTTCAAGAGCGAATGGCACAAGCACAATCTGAGGCGAAAGACTAGGCAACTCCCTCCACTCACTGCCGATGAATGCGCGGCAAGTATAGATATGGGTGATGCAAAGTCTGATTTGAAAGAGTATTCATTTTAA